The following proteins are encoded in a genomic region of Bernardetia sp. MNP-M8:
- a CDS encoding CAP domain-containing protein, translated as MNHQNFKFYSLFAFLLFGAFGCQNQEEEIAPNQDNFNVDAQELVKLVNEYRTQGCTCGNEQMPPVGTITWNETLAKTAYLHSKDMNDKNYFSHTGKDGSSAGERLERQGYDWRTYGENIAEGYTTEKSVIEGWIDSEGHCRNIMNPNFQEMGLGRESNYWTQVFGAQ; from the coding sequence ATGAATCATCAAAATTTCAAGTTTTATTCTCTTTTTGCTTTTCTCTTATTTGGTGCTTTTGGCTGTCAAAATCAAGAGGAGGAAATAGCACCAAATCAAGATAATTTTAATGTAGATGCCCAAGAGCTAGTAAAACTAGTAAATGAATACAGAACACAGGGTTGTACGTGTGGAAATGAACAAATGCCACCTGTAGGAACAATTACTTGGAATGAAACACTTGCCAAAACAGCTTATCTTCATAGCAAAGATATGAATGATAAAAACTATTTTTCACACACAGGAAAAGATGGTTCAAGTGCAGGAGAAAGACTAGAAAGACAAGGTTATGATTGGAGAACTTATGGAGAAAATATTGCAGAAGGTTACACCACTGAAAAATCAGTTATTGAAGGATGGATAGATAGTGAAGGACATTGTAGAAATATCATGAATCCAAATTTTCAAGAAATGGGTTTGGGTAGAGAAAGCAATTATTGGACACAAGTTTTTGGAGCGCAATAA
- a CDS encoding CIA30 family protein, producing the protein MKILIFILFTLSFITTMKNPLLIFDFKENANISNWKIVDDVVMGGNSNGNFYLNKAGNGIFEGKISLENNGGFSSLRYTFDREKIAGYKKVNIYLKGDKKRYQFRVKSNGSEKYSYISYFKPTGEWETIVLDLSDMIPAFRGKRLTELPNYQAEELAEIRFLIGNKKEQNFKLEIDKIELVE; encoded by the coding sequence ATGAAAATTTTAATTTTTATACTTTTTACTCTTTCATTTATTACTACTATGAAAAACCCACTTCTTATTTTTGATTTTAAAGAAAATGCTAATATTTCCAACTGGAAAATTGTTGATGATGTAGTAATGGGTGGTAATTCAAATGGAAATTTTTATCTTAATAAAGCAGGAAATGGTATTTTTGAGGGAAAAATTTCTTTAGAAAATAATGGAGGGTTTTCTTCGCTTCGTTATACATTTGATAGAGAAAAAATAGCAGGTTATAAAAAAGTAAATATTTATCTAAAAGGAGATAAAAAACGCTATCAGTTTAGAGTAAAATCTAATGGAAGCGAAAAATACTCGTATATTTCTTATTTTAAACCAACTGGAGAATGGGAAACTATTGTACTTGATTTATCAGATATGATTCCTGCTTTTAGAGGAAAACGACTTACAGAACTACCCAATTATCAAGCAGAAGAGTTAGCAGAAATCAGATTTCTGATTGGAAACAAAAAAGAACAAAATTTTAAGTTAGAAATAGATAAAATAGAATTGGTTGAGTAA